GACCGCGCTTCGCCTGCAATACTGACGGTTCAGTCCGCCTCTAGTTCCCGCGCAACCGCAGCGATGGATTCAGGGGCATAGGAAAAGCCGATATGCGTGCAGCGCAAGGCGATCGCGCGGTCCCGCTCGCCCGGCCGTCCGGCGGCGGCGCGGTGATGGACGATCCCGTCGCGCGGGCTCCACAGTGCGATTGTCGGGACAGGGGGTTTGGCCGGTACGTCCGCCTCGATCGGGGGGCTGTCCACCGAATGACCCGCCACCAGCTGGTAGGCCCGCCATGCGTTGTTGTCGCGCGGACTGCCAGAGAACGGCGTGCCCATGGTAATGACCTTGGCAACGGCATCGGGATTTCTCTTCGCCAGCTCCCGCGCGAACAGCCCGCCAAGGCTCCAGCCGACAAGGACGACAGGTTCGCCCGTTCGCTGGCACACGTCGAGCAATCTCAGCTCCGCGGCCTCGAACCGCTCGCTGGAGACGCCCCAATTGAAACCCTGCCCCCAGCGTTTGACGGTGTGTCCGGCACCTTCCAGCACGCGGGCGAAATATCGCATGCGAACGGGATGGGTGGCGAAACCGGGCAACAGGATTACCGTGCGGCGTGTCCGGGTCGGGGGCAATGCTATTCGCGTCGAGGGAGCCTTGACCACGCGCTTTACCGGCTCCGCCAGCGCGCTGAGTTCGCCGACCAGGAGCTTCCAGTCCGGCGTCCGCGAGTCTTCGGGCCAGGGTTCGCGCGCCAGTCCGACGCGGCGCGCAATCTCGCCGCCGACGCCGCTCGCTGCGCCCCGGAAGGGAATGGATGGCCTTGGCATCATCTTCCGACAAATCGACATCGCGGTGCCGGATTGCAAGGCTACCCTGCGAAAGACGGTCTTGTCACTGCGCTGCGGGACATTCGCCCACGCGCTCGGACGATACGTCGAATACCAGTTGCATCGACTGCCCGGGGACGAGCGGCGTGCTAGCGTCCATCGCCATTTCCAGGTCTAGTCCGTCCGCATCGGCAGTGCCGTCGAAACCGATGCGCGCTTCCATGCCGCTGCCCTGACACGCCAGGACCGCTTCCAGCGCCGGGGGATCGGTGGCGAAATCCTCGAACGCGCAGGTCAGGCCGTTCACGTCCTCGCCAATGGTACGCAGCAAATCCTCGAAGCCTCGCTCCGCCTCCTCGGGCGTCAGGCATTGCTGCTGGGGCTGCGCTGCCAGACCGGCCATCCGGTTGCGGAAGCGATCGGCGTCGGCAGGGGCAATCCCGGGCATCTCGAAAGATAGGAGCTTCGCCTCGGTCCGGTAGAGGCCCGGCGCCGGCCGTTCCAGCGCATCGACCTGTCCCAGCACCTCCTCGGGCGACATCGGCTCGGAACCGCAGCCTGCGAGGACCAGCGAGCCCGCAATGGTTATCAGGCGGCGCATTCACCGATCCGCGTCGATTTCATGCGAAGCTTCATCTGCATCTCGCCGCCCGGCATTTCGGGCGATTTGCCGGACATGGCCATGGTGATGTCCTGGCTGGTTTCGGCAAGATCGCCCGTCATGTCGACCTGTGCCACGGTGCCGTCGTCCTGCGTGCAGGTCATGGAGGCCGTCAGCGTATTGCCCGCCGTCTCGAATTTCGAATATTCGCAATCCTGGTCGGTCTGCTGCATTCCCTCGACCGCGTCCTGCCAGCCCTTCTCCGCCTGTTCCGCCGTCAGGCAATAGGTCGTCGTCTGCGAGAAACCGCCTTCCATGATGCCGCGCATCATCTCTGCCTGCTCGTCGGGGATGCCGGGCAGCTGGAACTCGATCAGTTCCGAGGCGACTTCGTATTCGCCGGGCTGCGGTTTCACCAGGCTGTCAGCAAGCGCGGCCACCTGCTCCGCATCGGCGGGGTCGGCCACTTCGGCGCTGTCTCCGCATGCGGTCAGGGCGAGCGCCGTCATGGCACAAAGCAATCCGGTCGTTCTGGCAGTTTGCGGCATTGAAACGGGCTCCTCTTGCTACACCGGATGTGCCGCATCGGCTCCGGTCTGGCAACCGCCCGCTTGAGGACCGGGTCTGCTTGCCCCATATCCCCTCTCATGGCAGAACTGGTAATCCGTCGCGGTCTCGAAGAACCCGACACGAGCGACAACTTTACGCCCCACAAACCGGCGCGTCCGGAAAAATCCATGCCCGGCAAGAAGTTCGAGCTGGTGAGCGACTACACCCCGAGCGGCGACCAGCCCACCGCGATCGAGGAACTGGTGCGCGAGGCCGAGGGTGGCGAGCAGACGCAGGTTCTGCTCGGCGTCACCGGTTCGGGCAAGACTTTCACCATGGCCAAGGTGATCGAGGAATTGCAGCGCCCCGCCCTGATCCTGGCCCCGAACAAAATCCTGGCCGCCCAGCTTTACGGCGAGTTCAAGAGCT
This is a stretch of genomic DNA from Erythrobacteraceae bacterium WH01K. It encodes these proteins:
- a CDS encoding DUF3617 domain-containing protein, translated to MTALALTACGDSAEVADPADAEQVAALADSLVKPQPGEYEVASELIEFQLPGIPDEQAEMMRGIMEGGFSQTTTYCLTAEQAEKGWQDAVEGMQQTDQDCEYSKFETAGNTLTASMTCTQDDGTVAQVDMTGDLAETSQDITMAMSGKSPEMPGGEMQMKLRMKSTRIGECAA
- a CDS encoding DUF3617 domain-containing protein, with translation MRRLITIAGSLVLAGCGSEPMSPEEVLGQVDALERPAPGLYRTEAKLLSFEMPGIAPADADRFRNRMAGLAAQPQQQCLTPEEAERGFEDLLRTIGEDVNGLTCAFEDFATDPPALEAVLACQGSGMEARIGFDGTADADGLDLEMAMDASTPLVPGQSMQLVFDVSSERVGECPAAQ
- a CDS encoding alpha/beta fold hydrolase, which codes for MPRPSIPFRGAASGVGGEIARRVGLAREPWPEDSRTPDWKLLVGELSALAEPVKRVVKAPSTRIALPPTRTRRTVILLPGFATHPVRMRYFARVLEGAGHTVKRWGQGFNWGVSSERFEAAELRLLDVCQRTGEPVVLVGWSLGGLFARELAKRNPDAVAKVITMGTPFSGSPRDNNAWRAYQLVAGHSVDSPPIEADVPAKPPVPTIALWSPRDGIVHHRAAAGRPGERDRAIALRCTHIGFSYAPESIAAVARELEAD